The bacterium genome contains a region encoding:
- a CDS encoding Xaa-Pro peptidase family protein produces the protein MNWQSDHFLANELRKAQGRAPEVPEAEARGRLDRMRALMKEAGHEALLIYGGAAPQPDWIRYFSNYVQPFPVGGSFLFLDGHGRETLMIDCPWNLEDAKQMSFIGDIRAFPHGRYRWQFDEVTKLLTSLIEQAELDGSGSIGICAMEMPTLYHQALQKAAPDTELVDAAPLWSQIVTSPSPFDEEMIRKTAEIADAGMQTALAACGEGVAEYAACIEALRVMASMGAEFLHGSGTSTHINMGSGSKVVSNVRPFLFTTREMARGEMFWLDLSASYGGYYVDFDRTVSIGAPSEKQRHIYDTCREMYDALFAAIRPGATGGEVFQAGFQVAKDAGYEESYNLIYLGHMSGISTSDRPFVIAEEDKEIPEGGYINIEPGIFEPDVGTSSLEDIIRVGPAGGEAVTRTNLDLHIAD, from the coding sequence ATGAACTGGCAGAGCGATCATTTTCTCGCAAACGAGCTCCGCAAGGCGCAGGGGCGCGCGCCCGAGGTGCCCGAGGCCGAGGCCCGCGGCCGCCTTGATCGGATGCGCGCCCTGATGAAGGAGGCGGGCCACGAGGCGCTCCTCATCTACGGAGGCGCCGCTCCCCAGCCGGACTGGATCCGCTATTTCTCCAACTATGTGCAGCCCTTTCCGGTGGGTGGCTCGTTTCTCTTTCTCGACGGCCACGGCCGCGAGACCCTGATGATCGACTGCCCCTGGAACCTGGAGGACGCCAAGCAGATGTCCTTCATCGGGGACATCCGCGCCTTTCCGCACGGCCGCTACCGCTGGCAGTTCGATGAGGTGACGAAACTGCTCACCAGCCTCATCGAGCAGGCCGAGCTCGATGGCTCGGGCTCCATCGGCATCTGCGCGATGGAGATGCCCACCCTCTATCATCAGGCACTGCAGAAGGCCGCCCCGGATACCGAGCTGGTAGATGCCGCGCCGCTCTGGTCGCAGATCGTGACATCGCCGAGCCCCTTCGATGAGGAGATGATCCGCAAGACGGCCGAGATCGCGGACGCCGGCATGCAGACCGCGCTGGCCGCCTGCGGCGAGGGAGTGGCCGAGTATGCGGCCTGCATCGAGGCGCTCCGGGTGATGGCCTCGATGGGAGCGGAGTTTCTCCACGGCAGCGGGACCTCCACCCACATCAACATGGGGTCGGGCAGCAAGGTGGTGAGCAACGTGCGGCCCTTCCTCTTCACGACGCGGGAGATGGCGCGCGGCGAGATGTTCTGGCTCGACCTCTCGGCCTCCTACGGGGGCTATTACGTGGACTTCGACCGGACGGTGAGCATCGGTGCGCCCTCCGAGAAGCAGCGGCACATCTACGACACCTGCCGCGAGATGTACGATGCGCTTTTCGCGGCGATCCGCCCCGGGGCGACGGGGGGCGAGGTCTTCCAGGCGGGCTTTCAGGTGGCGAAGGACGCCGGCTACGAGGAGAGCTACAACCTCATCTACCTCGGCCACATGTCGGGGATAAGCACCTCGGATCGACCCTTCGTCATCGCCGAGGAGGACAAGGAGATTCCCGAGGGGGGCTACATCAACATCGAGCCCGGCATCTTCGAACCCGATGTGGGCACCAGCTCCCTCGAGGATATCATCCGCGTCGGGCCCGCGGGCGGGGAGGCCGTCACCCGGACGAACCTCGATCTGCACATCGCGGACTAG
- a CDS encoding N-acyl homoserine lactonase family protein, whose translation MTYQIYALCQGRRECDSSVLLYLADTGHWTQMPYFFWILVPEGGGDPILVDTGFLEGHYQARYSLFEDYRRPRDLLAPFGLEPAKVKTVILSHLHWDHFSACRLYAAADFHLQKKELDFWRGPAGKHHFLNHFLGNLEDADWIEKEGRLHLVEGEAEIADGVSVHLVGGHTPGLQVVRVRTEEGWAVLAVDAAYVFRSFEGLIPPGILVRVDEALDALDTIKELADSPRLIFPGHDIATVNRIEETHPGVRRLA comes from the coding sequence ATGACGTATCAAATTTATGCCCTCTGCCAGGGGCGGCGGGAGTGCGATTCCTCGGTTTTGCTCTACCTGGCCGACACCGGGCACTGGACCCAGATGCCCTATTTTTTCTGGATTCTGGTGCCCGAGGGAGGAGGCGACCCGATTCTGGTGGACACCGGGTTTCTGGAGGGGCACTACCAGGCGCGCTACTCCCTGTTCGAGGATTACCGCCGGCCCCGCGATCTGCTCGCTCCCTTCGGCCTGGAGCCGGCGAAAGTGAAGACCGTGATCCTCAGCCACCTGCACTGGGACCACTTCAGCGCCTGCCGCCTCTACGCCGCCGCCGATTTTCATCTGCAAAAAAAAGAGCTCGACTTCTGGCGCGGCCCGGCCGGGAAACACCATTTTTTGAACCATTTTCTCGGGAACCTCGAGGACGCCGACTGGATCGAGAAAGAGGGCAGGCTCCACCTCGTGGAGGGGGAGGCCGAGATCGCAGACGGCGTCAGCGTCCATCTCGTCGGGGGCCACACCCCGGGCCTTCAGGTGGTCAGGGTCAGGACCGAAGAGGGATGGGCGGTGCTCGCGGTGGATGCCGCCTACGTCTTCCGCAGCTTCGAGGGGCTGATCCCGCCCGGCATTCTCGTCCGGGTGGATGAGGCGCTCGACGCCCTCGACACCATCAAGGAACTCGCCGATTCTCCCCGCCTCATCTTTCCCGGCCACGACATTGCGACTGTAAACCGCATCGAGGAGACCCACCCCGGGGTGCGGCGGCTGGCCTGA